The following coding sequences are from one Streptomyces dengpaensis window:
- a CDS encoding metalloregulator ArsR/SmtB family transcription factor, whose protein sequence is MGSRAWDVAVAPPEFIRLAAHPLRWRLLTELADGDYRVRELVERVGEPQNLVSYHLRLLRDGGLVTARRSSFDGRDTYYRLDLERCAEALAASGAALHPALRRDVSPPCRPVAGERSRRVAVLFVCTGNSARSPIAEALLRHHTAGRVTAASAGTRPKPQVHPHAVRVLRESFGIDLSGRPTQHVDDLAGRRFDHVITLCDKAREVCPEFGPRRVHWSMADPGAAGDTGQADYAAFQHAAADIDTRIRYLIPVLNTPETVARSEP, encoded by the coding sequence ATGGGATCCCGTGCCTGGGACGTGGCCGTCGCGCCGCCCGAGTTCATCCGGCTGGCTGCGCATCCGCTGCGCTGGCGGCTGCTGACGGAACTCGCCGACGGCGACTATCGGGTCCGTGAACTGGTAGAACGCGTCGGGGAGCCGCAGAACCTGGTCTCGTATCACCTACGGCTGCTGCGCGACGGCGGTCTGGTCACGGCCCGGCGCAGCAGTTTCGATGGCCGGGACACCTACTACCGCCTGGACCTGGAGCGTTGCGCTGAGGCGCTGGCCGCCAGCGGTGCCGCCCTGCACCCGGCGCTGCGCCGGGACGTCTCACCGCCCTGCCGTCCGGTCGCCGGGGAGCGGTCCCGCCGTGTTGCGGTGCTCTTCGTATGCACCGGCAACAGCGCCCGCTCGCCGATCGCTGAGGCCCTGCTGCGCCACCACACCGCCGGCCGTGTGACGGCGGCCAGTGCGGGCACCAGGCCCAAGCCGCAGGTGCACCCGCATGCTGTCCGGGTGCTGCGCGAGTCGTTCGGCATCGACCTCTCCGGTCGGCCTACCCAGCACGTGGACGACCTGGCCGGCCGCCGCTTCGACCACGTGATCACCTTGTGCGACAAGGCCCGTGAGGTCTGCCCGGAGTTCGGCCCGCGGCGGGTCCACTGGAGCATGGCCGACCCCGGCGCAGCGGGTGACACCGGCCAGGCCGACTACGCGGCCTTTCAGCACGCGGCGGCAGACATAGACACCCGTATCAGGTATCTGATCCCCGTCCTGAACACCCCCGAGACCGTTGCGAGGTCCGAGCCATGA
- a CDS encoding VOC family protein — protein sequence MTTHDEYVSVRYLVDDVQAATDFYTTHLGFTLHSSAVPAFADVVRGRLRLLLSGPASSGARATPKEAAVSGGNRIHLTYDDLDAEIARLHAAGLSFRSDVVSGPGGRQILLADPAGNLIELFEPARRPTTQVRR from the coding sequence ATGACCACTCACGACGAATACGTCAGCGTCCGCTACCTCGTCGATGACGTGCAGGCCGCCACCGACTTCTACACCACCCACCTCGGGTTCACGCTGCACTCCAGCGCCGTCCCTGCCTTCGCCGACGTGGTCCGTGGCCGGCTGCGGCTGCTGCTGTCGGGCCCGGCGAGCTCGGGCGCGCGGGCCACCCCGAAGGAGGCTGCCGTCTCGGGCGGCAATCGCATCCACCTCACCTACGACGACCTCGATGCCGAGATCGCCCGGCTGCACGCCGCCGGTCTCTCCTTCCGCAGTGACGTCGTCTCCGGTCCCGGCGGGCGCCAGATCCTGCTGGCCGACCCGGCAGGCAACCTCATCGAACTGTTCGAGCCTGCCCGTCGGCCCACCACGCAGGTGCGACGTTGA
- a CDS encoding DEAD/DEAH box helicase: MATDTTAEEEQVGFADLDLDAELVRALSALGYEEPTPIQREAIPPLLEGHDLLGQAATGTGKTAAFALPVLQRIPRDRKDGLPAALVLVPTRELAIQVSEAVHRYGTGLGIRVLPVYGGQPIGRQLRSLERGVDVVVATPGRALDHIARGTLRLDGLQTVVLDEADEMLDMGFSEDIDAILENVPEERQTVLFSATMPGRIDSMARRHLSDPVRIQIEREAPAPGEAPKTRESAYVIRRAQKPAALGRLLDLEAPEAAIVFCRTREEVDQLSETLNGRGYRAEALHGGLSQEQRDRVMGRLRGGTADLLVATDVAARGIDVEHLTHVINYDVPSAPESYVHRIGRVGRAGREGVAITLAEPREHRQLKAIERATGRKIPVEMVPSVADLRARRLELTRAALHESILEDEDLERFRVVVENLADEFDVMDVALAAVKLAHETGGAAIDEEEIPEVAPLHRDKDRSRERGRGGERGPRGRKGGGGPQRGMTRLFVGAGRSAGIRPQDLVGAITGESQLNGRDIGSIEIADRFSLVEVPENAATDVIGALRGSTIKGRKPTVRRERAQTR; encoded by the coding sequence ATGGCAACAGACACCACCGCCGAAGAAGAACAGGTCGGCTTCGCTGATCTCGACTTGGACGCGGAGCTCGTGCGGGCGCTGTCCGCACTGGGCTACGAAGAGCCCACCCCGATCCAGCGGGAGGCGATCCCTCCCCTGTTGGAGGGCCATGATCTGCTGGGGCAGGCTGCTACGGGCACCGGGAAGACCGCCGCATTCGCCCTGCCGGTGCTGCAGCGCATTCCCCGGGACCGCAAGGATGGGCTACCAGCCGCCCTGGTACTGGTGCCCACCCGGGAGCTGGCCATCCAGGTGTCGGAGGCCGTCCACCGCTACGGCACCGGCCTGGGCATCCGTGTCCTGCCTGTCTACGGCGGGCAGCCGATCGGGCGGCAGCTGCGCTCCCTGGAACGCGGCGTCGACGTGGTGGTGGCCACCCCGGGGCGGGCACTGGACCACATCGCGCGCGGGACACTGCGGCTCGACGGTCTGCAAACCGTCGTCCTGGACGAGGCCGACGAAATGCTTGACATGGGCTTCTCCGAGGACATCGACGCGATCCTGGAGAACGTGCCGGAAGAGCGCCAGACGGTGCTGTTCTCAGCGACGATGCCGGGCCGTATCGACTCCATGGCCCGGCGTCACCTGTCCGATCCGGTCCGTATCCAGATCGAGCGGGAAGCGCCGGCCCCGGGCGAGGCTCCGAAGACAAGGGAATCCGCCTACGTCATACGGCGGGCGCAGAAACCCGCCGCGCTCGGGAGGCTGCTGGACCTGGAGGCACCCGAGGCCGCCATCGTGTTCTGCCGTACGCGCGAGGAGGTGGACCAGCTTTCCGAGACCCTCAACGGGCGCGGCTACCGGGCCGAAGCCCTGCACGGCGGACTGAGCCAGGAACAGCGCGACCGCGTGATGGGCCGGCTGCGCGGCGGCACCGCGGACCTGCTGGTCGCCACCGACGTCGCCGCCCGCGGCATCGACGTCGAACACCTCACGCATGTGATCAATTACGACGTGCCCTCCGCGCCGGAGTCCTACGTCCACCGGATCGGCCGGGTCGGGCGCGCGGGACGCGAGGGCGTGGCGATCACACTGGCGGAGCCACGCGAACACCGGCAGCTCAAGGCAATCGAGCGGGCGACCGGACGCAAAATCCCCGTGGAGATGGTGCCGTCCGTCGCGGATCTGCGGGCCAGGCGCCTGGAGCTGACGCGGGCCGCGCTGCACGAGAGCATCCTGGAGGACGAGGACCTGGAACGGTTCCGGGTCGTGGTGGAGAACCTCGCCGACGAGTTCGATGTGATGGATGTGGCGCTGGCCGCGGTGAAGCTGGCGCACGAGACGGGTGGCGCCGCCATCGACGAGGAAGAGATCCCCGAGGTCGCCCCCCTGCACCGAGACAAGGACAGGAGCCGGGAGAGGGGCAGGGGCGGGGAGCGCGGCCCGCGCGGACGCAAGGGCGGCGGCGGGCCCCAACGGGGCATGACACGCCTGTTCGTCGGCGCCGGCCGCAGCGCCGGCATCCGGCCGCAGGACCTCGTCGGCGCCATCACCGGCGAATCGCAACTCAACGGCCGGGACATCGGCTCCATCGAGATCGCCGACCGCTTCTCCCTGGTGGAGGTCCCCGAGAACGCGGCAACCGACGTCATCGGCGCCCTGCGCGGCAGCACCATCAAGGGACGCAAACCCACCGTCCGCCGGGAGCGGGCCCAGACCCGCTGA